A genomic window from Lotus japonicus ecotype B-129 chromosome 1, LjGifu_v1.2 includes:
- the LOC130736761 gene encoding uncharacterized protein LOC130736761: protein MGMDYYNVLKVHRNASDEDLKKAYKRLAMSWHPDKNRDKKIEAENKFKLISEAYDILSDPQKRQIYDLYGEEILKSGQFPPPSSAASSSRAAAYRNHHYQQQQQQQQQQQQRQNATSGFRFNPRDADDIYAEFFGSDGADAGGGPSRRDSFFRTSNGGAAFGGGPARKAPAVENALPCSLEDLCKGVMKKMKISRTVSDSYGNCRNVEEILTIEVKPGWKKGTKITFLEKGNHEPGVIPADLIFVIDEKPHAVYRREGNDLVINQEITLLEALTGKTLNLTTLDGRSLSIPLTDIVKPGADVVVPNEGMPISKEPGKKGNLKIKLDIKYPSRLTAEQKSDLRRVLGGIS, encoded by the exons atgggCATGGATTACTACAACGTGTTGAAGGTGCATCGAAACGCGAGCGATGAGGATTTGAAGAAAGCGTACAAGAGGCTCGCGATGAGTTGGCACCCTGACAAAAACCGTGACAAAAAAATCGAAGCCGaaaacaagttcaagctcatcTCTGAAGCTTACGACATTCTCAGCGACCCGCAGAAGCGTCAGATCTACGATCTCTACGGCGAGGAGATTCTCAAGTCCGGTCAGTTTCCGCCGCCATCATCTGCTGCTTCATCCTCACGCGCCGCCGCGTACCGCAACCACCACtaccagcaacagcaacagcaacagcaacagcagcaacaGCGTCAGAACGCCACCTCGGGGTTCCGGTTCAACCCGCGCGATGCTGATGATATTTACGCTGAGTTCTTTGGGTCTGATGGCGCCGACGCTGGTGGCGGGCCGTCGCGGAGGGATAGTTTCTTTAGGACCTCGAATGGCGGTGCTGCGTTTGGCGGCGGACCGGCTAGGAAGGCGCCTGCTGTGGAGAACGCGCTGCCGTGTAGCTTGGAAGACCTTTGCAAAGGTgtcatgaagaagatgaagatttcgAGGACTGTCTCTGATTCTTATGG cAATTGCCGGAATGTGGAGGAGATCTTGACTATTGAGGTAAAACCTGGCTGGAAGAAAGGAACGAAGATTACCTTCCTGGAGAAGGGTAACCATGAGCCTGGTGTCATCCCTGCAGATCTAATTTTCGTGATAGATGAGAAACCACATGCTGTTTATAGAAGGGAGGGTAATGATCTGGTGATTAACCAGGAGATTACACTTCTTGAGGCCCTTACAGGTAAAACCTTGAATCTCACTACCTTGGATGGAAGGAGTCTATCGATCCCATTGACAGATATTGTCAAACCTGGTGCTGATGTCGTTGTCCCTAATGAAGGGATGCCGATATCAAAAGAGCCTGGGAAGAAAGGGAATTTAAAAATTAAGCTGGACATCAAGTATCCTTCAAGGCTTACTGCAGAGCAGAAATCTGATCTGAGGAGAGTTTTAGGTGGAATCTCATGA